From Actinoplanes oblitus, a single genomic window includes:
- a CDS encoding DUF58 domain-containing protein produces the protein MSQPIGSGPAPLDQAARTDSTPSGGIGSTPSGGTVPAPLAEAARAEAVLAKLQLLVTRKLDGLLQGDYVGLLPGPGTEAGESREYRPGDDVRRMDWPVTARTTLPHVRRTVADRELETWMAIDLSASLDFGTAKWLKRDLVIAAATAVTHLTARGGNRIGAVVGTGSLVPESGFGRGLFKRRAAVTDPPGPSVVRMPARPGRKEAQGLLRAIARTRIRPGRTDLGALIDLLNRPPRRRGVAVVISDFLAPVESWARPVRKLGVRHDVLAIEVVDPRELELPDVGVLTLADPETGALHEVQTADPALRQRYAAAAGEQRAAIARTLRAAGASHLRLRTDTDWLLDMVRFVAAQRHARTRGTTR, from the coding sequence ATGAGCCAGCCGATCGGATCCGGGCCGGCGCCGCTGGACCAGGCGGCGCGGACCGACTCGACCCCGTCCGGCGGGATCGGCTCGACCCCGTCCGGCGGGACCGTCCCGGCGCCGCTGGCGGAGGCGGCCCGGGCCGAGGCCGTGCTGGCCAAACTCCAGCTGCTGGTCACCCGCAAGCTGGACGGGCTGCTGCAGGGTGACTACGTGGGCCTGCTGCCCGGGCCGGGCACCGAGGCCGGCGAGTCCCGGGAGTACCGGCCCGGCGACGACGTGCGCCGGATGGACTGGCCGGTCACCGCCCGCACCACGCTCCCGCACGTGCGGCGCACCGTCGCCGACCGGGAGCTGGAGACGTGGATGGCCATCGACCTGTCGGCCAGCCTCGACTTCGGCACCGCCAAGTGGCTGAAACGGGACCTGGTGATCGCCGCCGCGACGGCTGTCACCCATCTGACCGCGCGGGGCGGCAATCGGATCGGTGCGGTGGTGGGCACCGGCTCACTCGTACCGGAAAGTGGTTTCGGTCGTGGTCTCTTCAAGCGGAGGGCGGCGGTGACCGATCCGCCGGGCCCGTCGGTCGTGCGGATGCCGGCGCGGCCGGGGCGCAAGGAGGCGCAGGGGCTGCTGCGGGCCATCGCGCGCACCCGGATCCGGCCCGGGCGGACCGACCTCGGCGCCCTGATCGACCTGCTCAACCGGCCGCCACGGCGGCGCGGCGTGGCCGTGGTGATCTCCGACTTCCTGGCTCCGGTGGAGAGCTGGGCGCGGCCGGTGCGCAAACTCGGCGTGCGGCACGACGTGCTGGCCATCGAGGTGGTCGACCCGCGTGAGCTGGAGCTGCCCGACGTGGGCGTGCTGACCCTGGCCGACCCGGAGACCGGTGCGCTGCACGAGGTGCAGACCGCCGACCCGGCGCTGCGGCAGCGCTACGCGGCGGCGGCCGGCGAGCAACGCGCCGCGATCGCCCGCACCCTGCGCGCGGCCGGCGCCTCCCACCTGCGGCTGCGCACCGACACCGACTGGCTGCTGGACATGGTCCGTTTCGTGGCCGCCCAACGACACGCACGCACCCGGGGGACCACTCGATGA
- a CDS encoding carbohydrate kinase family protein, giving the protein MGYAVVLGEALVDLLETEHDGELIYRQAIGGAPLNVAVGAARLGGRVEYAGTLGTDVLGDRIAAFLTEAGVGERGVRRVAVPTTLAVTTFEGAEPAFTFYGEPPSYALLTPDDLDRGVLAGGEVLYTGSICLLREPFRTTARQAWAGFGGLRVFDPNVRPTLLPDAAALTALRELTEEFFATADLVKLSLADAQLLYDEADPAAAADRIRSLGAGAVVVTCGARGAHVAAADGAVALPAPSVRAIDATGAGDSVMGALVSRLLADGRPAGLTDWQRHVRFALAVAGLVCERQGGATAMPTPAEVTARWGEI; this is encoded by the coding sequence ATGGGCTACGCGGTGGTGCTGGGTGAGGCGCTGGTCGACCTGCTCGAGACCGAGCACGACGGCGAGCTGATCTATCGCCAGGCGATCGGTGGCGCGCCGCTCAACGTCGCGGTCGGCGCGGCGCGGCTCGGCGGCCGGGTGGAGTACGCCGGCACGCTCGGCACCGACGTGCTCGGTGACCGGATCGCCGCCTTCCTGACCGAGGCCGGTGTCGGCGAGCGGGGGGTGCGCCGCGTCGCCGTCCCGACCACGCTCGCGGTGACCACCTTCGAGGGCGCCGAGCCGGCCTTCACCTTCTACGGCGAGCCGCCGTCCTACGCCCTGCTCACCCCGGACGACCTGGACCGGGGTGTCCTGGCCGGCGGCGAGGTGCTCTACACCGGCTCGATCTGCCTGCTCCGCGAGCCGTTCCGGACCACCGCCCGGCAGGCCTGGGCCGGCTTCGGCGGCCTGCGCGTCTTCGACCCCAACGTCCGCCCGACACTGCTGCCCGACGCGGCCGCGCTGACCGCCCTGCGCGAGCTGACCGAGGAGTTCTTCGCCACGGCCGACCTGGTCAAACTCAGCCTCGCCGACGCGCAGCTGCTCTACGACGAGGCCGACCCCGCTGCCGCCGCCGACCGGATCCGATCGCTGGGCGCGGGTGCGGTGGTGGTCACCTGCGGCGCGCGGGGTGCGCACGTGGCCGCCGCGGACGGCGCTGTCGCGCTGCCCGCTCCGTCGGTCCGCGCTATCGACGCGACGGGTGCCGGCGACTCGGTAATGGGCGCCCTGGTCAGCCGCCTTCTGGCCGACGGCCGCCCGGCCGGCCTGACCGATTGGCAGCGCCACGTCCGCTTCGCCCTCGCGGTGGCCGGTCTGGTCTGCGAGCGCCAGGGCGGTGCCACCGCGATGCCGACCCCGGCCGAGGTCACGGCCCGCTGGGGCGAGATCTGA
- a CDS encoding sensor histidine kinase, with protein MLLFLLVSLAFGMAATLEETRTLPPLAIYTISAGAVLPVVIAYRRPVAAWRLTFVMLFAGVINADVGTHAEPWPWNAVQILAALFVLGRLAAVSEARVTVGATLLTLVPVFLFSPHANLWGAAVAVVAVASLGSIASFRRRARELIAEQTELSELERARRAVLEERTRIAREMHDVVAHHMSMIAVQAETAPYRLAGLPAEAKDELASIAGAAREALTDMRRLLGVLRAEDQAAERAPQPGYPEIVELVATARKAGLPVTGELPPLAGVDEAAGLAAYRIAQEALANAARHAPGGPVRILARADGDRLELRVENELTTPPEPGHKAGHGLIGMRERVTLLGGELTAGPDGAGGYRVLARIPRQPEGVR; from the coding sequence GTGCTGCTGTTCCTCCTGGTGAGCCTCGCCTTCGGGATGGCCGCGACGCTGGAGGAGACCCGGACCCTGCCGCCGCTCGCGATCTACACCATCTCGGCCGGCGCGGTGCTCCCGGTGGTGATCGCCTATCGCCGCCCGGTGGCGGCCTGGCGGCTGACGTTCGTGATGCTGTTCGCCGGCGTGATCAACGCGGATGTCGGCACGCACGCCGAGCCCTGGCCGTGGAACGCGGTGCAGATCCTCGCCGCGCTGTTCGTGCTGGGCCGGCTCGCCGCGGTCAGCGAGGCGCGGGTCACCGTCGGCGCGACGCTGCTCACCCTGGTGCCGGTCTTCCTGTTCTCCCCGCACGCCAACCTCTGGGGCGCCGCCGTCGCCGTCGTCGCGGTCGCCTCGCTCGGCAGCATCGCGTCCTTCCGGCGCCGCGCCCGCGAGCTGATCGCCGAGCAGACCGAGCTCAGTGAGCTGGAGCGGGCCCGCCGGGCGGTGCTGGAGGAACGCACCCGGATCGCCCGGGAGATGCACGACGTGGTCGCCCATCACATGTCGATGATCGCGGTGCAGGCCGAGACCGCGCCGTACCGGCTGGCCGGCCTGCCCGCGGAGGCGAAGGACGAGCTGGCGTCGATCGCCGGGGCGGCCCGGGAGGCGCTCACCGACATGCGCCGGCTGCTCGGCGTGCTGCGGGCCGAGGACCAGGCCGCCGAGCGCGCCCCGCAGCCCGGTTACCCGGAGATCGTCGAGTTGGTGGCCACCGCGCGCAAGGCGGGGCTGCCGGTCACCGGGGAGCTGCCGCCGCTGGCCGGGGTGGACGAGGCGGCCGGGCTCGCGGCGTACCGGATCGCGCAGGAGGCCCTGGCCAACGCGGCCCGGCACGCGCCGGGCGGCCCGGTGCGGATCCTGGCCCGCGCCGACGGCGACCGCCTGGAGCTGCGTGTGGAGAACGAGTTGACGACCCCGCCGGAGCCCGGGCACAAGGCGGGCCACGGGTTGATCGGGATGCGTGAGAGGGTGACCCTGCTGGGCGGCGAGCTGACCGCCGGTCCGGACGGCGCCGGCGGCTACCGGGTGCTGGCCCGGATCCCCCGACAACCCGAAGGGGTTCGATGA
- a CDS encoding thioesterase family protein, with translation MEPPEFAPGLSARVELTVTDADTAQSLGSGDVPVLATPRVLALAEVATVAATARHLPGGVTTVGTRAEVEHRAPTPVGRTVVGQATLTKVDGRKLVFDVTIRDGETVVAEVRVERAVVDRQRFIAAALGD, from the coding sequence ATGGAGCCACCCGAGTTCGCTCCCGGCCTCAGCGCCCGGGTCGAGTTGACGGTCACCGACGCCGACACCGCGCAGTCCCTCGGCTCCGGCGACGTGCCGGTGCTGGCCACCCCGCGGGTGCTGGCGCTGGCCGAGGTCGCCACCGTGGCGGCCACCGCCCGGCACCTGCCCGGCGGGGTGACCACCGTGGGCACCCGGGCCGAGGTGGAGCACCGGGCCCCGACGCCGGTCGGGCGCACCGTCGTCGGGCAGGCCACGCTGACCAAGGTGGACGGGCGGAAGCTGGTCTTCGACGTCACCATCCGGGACGGCGAGACGGTGGTGGCCGAGGTGCGGGTGGAGCGGGCCGTGGTGGATCGGCAGCGGTTCATCGCCGCTGCGCTCGGCGACTGA
- the fabI gene encoding enoyl-ACP reductase FabI, whose protein sequence is MSALLAGKRLLVTGVITDASIAFNVAKVAQENGATVVLTGFGRLSLVERIAKRLPEAAPVIELDVTNQEHLAGLADKVREHVDGLDGVVHSIGFAPQSCLGGGFLDAPWEDVATALQVSTYSYKSLATAALPLMSSGGSIVGLTFDATKAWPVYDWMGVAKAGLESANRYLALHLGKHGIRSNLVSAGPLRTMAAKSIPGFEQFEDAWSERAPLGWDLTDTEPTARAICALLSDWFPATTGEMVHVDGGYHALGA, encoded by the coding sequence TTGTCTGCACTGCTGGCCGGAAAACGGCTGCTGGTCACCGGCGTCATCACCGACGCCTCGATCGCCTTCAACGTGGCCAAGGTGGCCCAGGAGAACGGCGCCACGGTCGTACTCACCGGCTTCGGCCGGCTGTCGCTGGTGGAGCGGATCGCCAAGCGTCTGCCCGAGGCCGCGCCGGTGATCGAGCTGGACGTGACGAATCAGGAGCACCTGGCCGGCCTGGCCGACAAGGTGCGCGAGCACGTCGACGGGCTGGACGGCGTGGTCCACTCGATCGGCTTCGCCCCGCAGAGCTGCCTCGGCGGCGGCTTCCTGGACGCGCCGTGGGAGGACGTCGCGACGGCGCTGCAGGTGTCGACGTACTCGTACAAGTCGCTGGCCACGGCGGCGCTGCCGCTGATGAGCTCCGGCGGGTCGATCGTCGGCCTGACCTTCGACGCGACGAAGGCGTGGCCGGTCTACGACTGGATGGGCGTGGCCAAGGCCGGCCTGGAGTCGGCGAACCGCTACCTCGCGCTGCACCTGGGCAAGCACGGGATCCGCAGCAACCTGGTCTCGGCCGGGCCGCTGCGCACCATGGCGGCCAAGTCGATCCCGGGCTTCGAGCAGTTCGAGGACGCCTGGTCGGAGCGGGCGCCGCTGGGCTGGGACCTGACCGACACCGAGCCGACCGCGCGGGCCATCTGCGCGCTGCTCTCCGACTGGTTCCCGGCGACCACGGGTGAGATGGTGCACGTCGACGGGGGCTACCACGCGCTCGGCGCGTGA
- a CDS encoding response regulator gives MIRVLIADDQAMVRQGFGALLAAQPDLLVVGDAADGAAAVSAARQLNPDVILMDVRMPVMDGLEATRRLAGGPSAGGPKILILTTFDLDDYVYEALRAGASGFLLKDAPAADLVQAVRVVAAGEALLAPSVTRRLIAEFAARPAGDRPRPVALNALTPRETEVLRLIARGRSNQEIAADLVVAEQTVKTHVGRILTKLALRDRAQAVVFAYETGLVAAGE, from the coding sequence ATGATCAGGGTGTTGATCGCCGACGATCAGGCGATGGTCCGGCAGGGCTTCGGGGCGCTGCTGGCCGCGCAGCCCGACCTGCTGGTGGTCGGGGACGCGGCGGACGGCGCGGCGGCGGTGAGCGCCGCCCGGCAGCTGAACCCGGACGTGATCCTGATGGACGTCCGGATGCCGGTGATGGACGGCCTGGAGGCGACCCGGCGGCTGGCCGGCGGCCCGTCCGCGGGCGGCCCGAAAATCCTCATCCTGACCACGTTCGACCTGGACGACTACGTCTACGAGGCACTGCGCGCCGGGGCCAGCGGCTTCCTGCTCAAGGACGCCCCGGCCGCCGACCTGGTGCAGGCGGTCCGGGTGGTGGCGGCCGGCGAGGCGCTGCTCGCCCCGTCGGTGACCCGCCGGCTGATCGCCGAGTTCGCCGCCCGGCCGGCCGGCGACCGGCCCCGCCCGGTGGCGCTGAACGCGCTGACCCCGCGGGAGACCGAGGTGCTGCGGCTGATCGCCCGCGGCCGGTCGAACCAGGAGATCGCCGCCGATCTGGTGGTCGCCGAGCAGACGGTGAAGACGCACGTCGGCCGGATCCTGACCAAGCTGGCGCTGCGCGACCGCGCCCAGGCCGTGGTGTTCGCCTACGAGACCGGCCTGGTCGCCGCCGGCGAGTGA
- a CDS encoding 26S proteasome regulatory subunit RPN10, whose product MIRFLAPWWLLTLLPVLAVAGAYVWRQLHKRQYAMRFTNVDLLRTLAPNGLGWRRHVSAIAFLLMMAALAFSTARPSVDTEQPLERATVMLAIDVSLSMQADDVAPSRIEAAQEAAKAFVNELPPTYNLGLVSFAKAANVLVAPTKDRSEVIAGIDGLTLAEATATGEAVFTSLDAIRSVPADGADGAPPARIVLLSDGYRTSGRSIEDAATAAAGANVPVSTIAFGTDTGVVDIRGQLQRVPVDRLSLQELAERTKGYFYEAASVSELKKVYEDMGSSIGHRTQPREVTQWYAGAALLLALLGAASSLLWTSRLP is encoded by the coding sequence ATGATCCGTTTCCTGGCTCCGTGGTGGCTGCTCACGCTGCTGCCCGTCCTCGCCGTCGCCGGCGCCTACGTCTGGCGGCAACTGCACAAACGGCAGTACGCGATGCGCTTCACCAACGTCGACCTGCTGCGCACCCTGGCGCCGAACGGCCTGGGCTGGCGCCGGCACGTGTCGGCGATCGCGTTCCTGCTGATGATGGCGGCGCTGGCGTTCTCCACGGCGCGCCCGTCGGTGGACACCGAGCAGCCGCTGGAACGCGCCACCGTGATGCTGGCCATCGACGTGTCGCTGTCCATGCAGGCCGACGACGTGGCACCGAGCCGGATCGAGGCGGCGCAGGAGGCGGCCAAGGCGTTCGTCAACGAGCTGCCGCCCACCTACAACCTGGGCCTGGTGTCGTTCGCGAAAGCGGCGAACGTGCTCGTCGCGCCGACCAAGGACCGGTCCGAGGTGATCGCCGGGATCGACGGCCTGACCCTCGCCGAGGCGACGGCGACCGGGGAGGCGGTGTTCACCTCGCTGGACGCGATCCGCTCGGTGCCGGCGGACGGCGCGGACGGCGCGCCCCCGGCCCGGATCGTGCTGCTGTCCGACGGTTACCGGACGTCGGGCCGGTCGATCGAGGACGCCGCCACCGCCGCGGCCGGGGCGAACGTGCCGGTCAGCACCATCGCGTTCGGTACCGACACCGGCGTGGTGGACATCCGCGGCCAGCTCCAGCGGGTGCCGGTGGACCGGCTCTCGCTGCAGGAGCTGGCGGAACGGACGAAGGGCTACTTCTACGAGGCGGCCTCGGTGAGCGAGCTGAAGAAGGTCTACGAGGACATGGGCAGCTCGATCGGGCACCGGACGCAGCCGCGCGAGGTCACCCAGTGGTACGCGGGTGCCGCCCTGCTGCTGGCCCTGCTCGGTGCGGCGTCCAGTCTGCTGTGGACCTCGCGTCTGCCGTGA
- a CDS encoding PH domain-containing protein, giving the protein MTATETPEQAGRQRLHPLSPLLHGAKSLFVIVAALSWQALRELGPTHFAMVVLAVAVGAVIFSAVGWWTTGYQVVARELRITEGLLWRRNRAIPLDRLQSVELRRPLLAQFTGLAELRLEVVGGGKAEAPLAYLTVREAAALRERLLGLSGRTPEVSSAAGAGPAAAPRTVPPGEQLLHAVGNRELLISQLLTPQAFFLPVGVAWVITQFVMEGSWTFIGIASTFTAMAGVLLQPIRRVLRDWDFRLARDPGDRLLLRYGLTETRSQVVPLHRVQAVRITWPFLWRLTGWLYLQLDVAGYGAPERGNDTGSDRLLPVGDQPAARLVVGAVLPGVDLAALATSPPPHRVRWLHPVGLRFMGVGLHPDVLITREGRLAHEMTLVPYARMQGVRVVQGPLQRMFGLATVYADAAGGRSGVARDRDLAEAWALADELTRRARLARQPVPSPAPDAAGDPGQPADETFWQRPAQA; this is encoded by the coding sequence GTGACCGCCACCGAGACGCCCGAGCAGGCCGGACGGCAGCGGCTGCACCCGCTCAGCCCGCTGCTGCACGGCGCCAAGAGCCTCTTCGTGATCGTCGCCGCGCTCTCCTGGCAGGCGTTGCGCGAGCTCGGCCCGACCCATTTCGCGATGGTGGTGCTGGCCGTCGCGGTGGGCGCGGTGATCTTCTCGGCGGTCGGCTGGTGGACCACCGGCTATCAGGTGGTGGCCCGGGAGCTGCGGATCACCGAGGGGCTGCTCTGGCGGCGCAACCGGGCCATCCCGCTCGATCGACTGCAATCGGTGGAGCTGCGCCGCCCGTTACTGGCCCAATTCACCGGGCTGGCCGAGCTGCGGCTCGAGGTGGTCGGCGGGGGCAAGGCCGAGGCGCCACTGGCCTATCTGACCGTACGGGAGGCCGCCGCGCTGCGGGAGCGCCTGCTCGGGCTCTCCGGGCGTACCCCGGAAGTGTCATCAGCGGCCGGAGCGGGCCCGGCGGCCGCGCCGCGGACCGTGCCGCCGGGCGAACAGCTGCTGCACGCGGTCGGCAACCGGGAGCTGCTGATCAGCCAGCTGCTCACGCCGCAGGCGTTCTTCCTGCCGGTCGGCGTGGCGTGGGTGATCACCCAGTTCGTGATGGAGGGCTCGTGGACCTTCATCGGGATCGCCAGCACCTTCACCGCGATGGCCGGCGTGCTGCTGCAGCCGATCCGCCGGGTGCTGCGCGACTGGGACTTCCGGCTCGCCCGCGACCCGGGCGATCGGCTGCTGCTGCGCTACGGGCTGACCGAGACGCGCAGTCAGGTGGTGCCGCTGCACCGGGTGCAGGCGGTCCGGATCACCTGGCCGTTCCTGTGGCGGCTGACCGGCTGGCTCTACCTGCAACTCGACGTCGCCGGGTACGGCGCGCCGGAACGCGGCAACGACACCGGGTCGGACCGGCTGCTGCCGGTCGGCGACCAGCCCGCCGCCCGGCTCGTGGTCGGCGCCGTGCTGCCCGGCGTCGACCTGGCCGCGCTGGCCACCTCGCCGCCACCGCACCGGGTGCGCTGGCTGCATCCGGTCGGGCTGCGGTTCATGGGCGTCGGGCTGCACCCGGACGTGCTGATCACCCGGGAGGGGCGGCTGGCCCACGAGATGACCCTGGTGCCCTACGCCAGGATGCAGGGCGTGCGGGTGGTGCAGGGACCGCTGCAGCGGATGTTCGGCCTGGCCACCGTCTATGCCGACGCGGCCGGCGGACGCTCCGGGGTGGCCCGGGACCGGGACCTGGCCGAGGCGTGGGCGCTCGCCGACGAACTGACGCGGCGGGCCCGGCTCGCCCGGCAGCCGGTGCCGTCGCCGGCCCCGGACGCCGCGGGCGATCCCGGTCAACCCGCTGACGAGACGTTCTGGCAGCGGCCCGCGCAAGCTTAA
- a CDS encoding PH domain-containing protein has product MSTPSVDALQPWPDTVRWRPVSSKLITVELIGLAIWQVILVAGLLAGWLFVRHWAWLAGIAAVLALGVWRATVAVRAVRAWGYAERDNDLMVRHGLLVRRLSIVPYARMQYVDVTAGPLERAFGLATVQLHTAAAASDARVPGLPPQEAARLRDRLTALGEDRAEGL; this is encoded by the coding sequence GTGAGCACGCCTTCGGTCGATGCGCTGCAACCCTGGCCCGACACGGTGCGATGGCGCCCGGTCTCCAGCAAGCTGATCACTGTGGAGTTGATCGGCCTCGCCATCTGGCAGGTGATCCTGGTGGCCGGCCTGCTCGCCGGGTGGCTGTTCGTCCGCCACTGGGCCTGGCTCGCCGGCATCGCCGCGGTCCTGGCCCTCGGCGTCTGGCGCGCCACCGTCGCGGTCCGGGCGGTCCGTGCCTGGGGTTACGCGGAGCGCGACAACGACCTGATGGTCCGGCACGGCCTGCTGGTCCGCCGGCTCTCCATCGTGCCGTACGCGCGGATGCAGTACGTGGACGTCACCGCCGGGCCGCTGGAGCGCGCGTTCGGGCTGGCCACCGTGCAGCTGCACACCGCCGCCGCGGCCAGCGACGCCCGGGTGCCCGGCCTGCCCCCGCAGGAGGCGGCCCGGCTGCGTGACCGGCTGACCGCCCTGGGCGAGGACCGGGCCGAGGGCCTGTGA
- the fabG gene encoding beta-ketoacyl-ACP reductase translates to MPRTVLVTGGNRGIGLAIARAFEKQGDRVAITHRGSGAPEGLFGVQCDVTDAASVDAAFSFVENELGPVEVLVANAGITDDTLLLRMSEEQFERVVDTNLTGAFRVAKRASAKMLRAKWGRMIFISSVVGLYGGPGQVNYAASKAGLVGVARSITRELGTRNITANVVAPGFIETEMTDVLPESRKAEIMKAVPAGRLATPDEVAAAVTFLASDNAAYISGAVIPVDGGLGMGH, encoded by the coding sequence GTGCCTCGCACCGTGTTGGTGACCGGCGGAAACCGCGGCATCGGCCTGGCCATCGCCCGGGCGTTCGAAAAGCAGGGTGACCGGGTCGCCATCACCCACCGCGGCTCGGGCGCGCCCGAGGGCCTGTTCGGCGTGCAGTGCGACGTCACCGACGCCGCGTCGGTGGACGCCGCGTTCAGCTTCGTGGAGAACGAGCTCGGCCCGGTCGAGGTGCTCGTCGCCAACGCCGGGATCACCGACGACACGCTGCTGCTGCGGATGTCCGAGGAGCAGTTCGAGCGGGTCGTGGACACCAACCTGACCGGCGCGTTCCGGGTCGCCAAGCGGGCCAGCGCCAAGATGCTGCGGGCCAAGTGGGGCCGGATGATCTTCATCTCCTCGGTGGTCGGCCTGTACGGCGGCCCCGGTCAGGTGAACTACGCCGCGTCCAAGGCCGGCCTGGTCGGCGTGGCCCGCAGCATCACGCGCGAGCTGGGCACCCGCAACATCACGGCGAACGTGGTGGCGCCCGGCTTCATCGAGACCGAGATGACCGACGTCTTGCCGGAGTCCCGCAAGGCCGAGATCATGAAGGCCGTCCCGGCCGGCCGGCTCGCCACCCCCGACGAGGTCGCCGCGGCGGTGACCTTCCTGGCGAGCGACAACGCGGCATACATCTCGGGCGCCGTGATCCCCGTCGACGGGGGCCTCGGCATGGGGCACTGA
- a CDS encoding AAA family ATPase, giving the protein MAQPSTPETETSPEPVPPAHDASQLERAMFEVKRVIVGQDRMVERMFVALLARGHCLLEGVPGVAKTLAVETLAKVVGGTFSRVQFTPDLVPADIVGTRIYRQSSEQFDVELGPVFVNFLLADEINRAPAKVQSALLEVMAEHQVSIGGKSYDVPDPFLVMATQNPIEQEGVYPLPEAQRDRFLMKIIVGYPTDAEEREIVYRMGVSAPEPKQVFTPADLLALQRRADQVFVHNALVDYTVRLVLATRAPAQHGMPDVAQLIQYGASPRASLGIVRATRALALLRGRDYALPQDLQDVAPDILRHRLVLSYDALADDVPADQIVARIMQMVPMPSVASRQGTSPNGAHVPPAPNGAQPTSGVPAGAAYPVNGAGTPFPPNGPGWPGQA; this is encoded by the coding sequence GTGGCGCAGCCCAGCACGCCCGAGACCGAGACCAGCCCGGAGCCGGTCCCGCCGGCGCACGACGCGTCACAGCTCGAGCGGGCGATGTTCGAGGTCAAGCGGGTCATCGTCGGCCAGGACCGGATGGTCGAGCGGATGTTCGTGGCGCTGCTGGCCCGCGGGCACTGCCTGCTCGAGGGGGTCCCCGGCGTGGCCAAGACCCTCGCCGTGGAGACCCTGGCCAAGGTGGTGGGCGGCACCTTCTCCCGGGTCCAGTTCACCCCCGACCTGGTCCCCGCCGACATCGTCGGCACCCGGATCTACCGGCAGAGCAGCGAGCAGTTCGACGTCGAGCTCGGCCCGGTCTTCGTGAACTTCTTGCTGGCCGACGAGATCAACCGGGCGCCGGCCAAGGTGCAGTCGGCGCTGCTCGAGGTGATGGCCGAGCACCAGGTGTCGATTGGCGGCAAGAGCTACGACGTGCCCGACCCGTTCCTGGTGATGGCCACCCAGAACCCGATCGAGCAGGAGGGCGTCTACCCGCTGCCCGAGGCGCAGCGCGACCGCTTCCTCATGAAGATCATCGTGGGTTACCCGACGGACGCCGAGGAACGCGAGATCGTCTACCGGATGGGGGTCAGCGCGCCCGAGCCCAAGCAGGTGTTCACCCCGGCCGACCTGCTCGCCCTGCAGCGCCGTGCCGACCAGGTCTTCGTGCACAACGCGCTGGTGGACTACACCGTCCGGCTGGTCCTGGCCACCCGCGCCCCGGCCCAGCACGGCATGCCGGACGTCGCCCAGCTGATCCAGTACGGCGCCAGCCCGCGTGCCTCGCTCGGCATCGTCCGGGCCACCCGCGCCCTGGCCCTGCTCCGCGGCCGGGACTACGCGCTGCCACAGGACCTGCAGGACGTCGCGCCGGACATCCTGCGGCACCGGCTGGTGCTCAGCTACGACGCGCTCGCCGACGACGTCCCGGCCGACCAGATCGTCGCCCGGATCATGCAGATGGTGCCGATGCCGTCGGTCGCCTCCCGCCAGGGCACCTCGCCGAACGGTGCGCACGTCCCGCCCGCGCCGAACGGTGCGCAGCCGACCAGCGGCGTCCCGGCCGGCGCGGCGTACCCGGTGAACGGCGCCGGCACCCCGTTCCCGCCGAACGGCCCCGGCTGGCCCGGCCAGGCATGA